The following coding sequences lie in one Tichowtungia aerotolerans genomic window:
- a CDS encoding CGGC domain-containing protein codes for MKKVAIIRCQQTEDMCPGNTDFKVAKEGKLAFEETGPVEVIGFMSCGGCPGKRAIARAKLMVERGAEAIVFASCISKGNPIGFPCPHYANMRDAIIKKLGPEIQIIEYTH; via the coding sequence ATGAAGAAAGTCGCAATCATCCGGTGTCAGCAAACTGAAGACATGTGCCCCGGCAATACCGATTTCAAAGTTGCCAAAGAAGGCAAACTCGCCTTTGAGGAAACTGGCCCCGTCGAAGTCATAGGATTTATGTCTTGTGGTGGTTGTCCAGGAAAACGAGCTATAGCCCGAGCAAAGCTCATGGTTGAACGTGGAGCAGAAGCAATCGTCTTCGCATCCTGCATTTCCAAGGGCAATCCGATAGGTTTCCCATGCCCGCATTATGCCAACATGAGAGATGCCATTATTAAGAAACTTGGCCCAGAAATCCAAATTATTGAATACACTC